The following proteins are encoded in a genomic region of Sphingopyxis macrogoltabida:
- a CDS encoding Ntn hydrolase family protein, translating to MTLIVCLKARDCIVISADSLTSLGRKIVSCTTEKLHQVGTDAVTVSCGLSRVNDKGWGTILADFPAPPNGTAIAATVSRLQAFLNEIIGRVPKSNVGACQGGNTFLLAGHDVANSGMAVTRLTRLGDRRQFEAATTVSNASDHDYIEWIGDTTPVSTYIASKTALYDPDMPQDAAVEFAIKAIIDGIAASLAAGNHTIGGEFVSVALVSASNVTSSRHPTGIPCMVTALTGSSIVPPDHASPLAGSECRYQI from the coding sequence GTGACTTTGATTGTGTGTCTTAAGGCAAGAGATTGCATCGTCATCTCCGCCGATAGCCTAACTTCGCTCGGCCGGAAGATCGTAAGTTGCACAACCGAGAAGCTGCATCAGGTTGGGACGGACGCAGTAACCGTCAGCTGCGGGCTCTCACGCGTCAATGATAAAGGTTGGGGGACGATCTTGGCAGACTTTCCCGCGCCACCGAACGGCACAGCCATCGCGGCCACTGTGTCGCGGCTTCAGGCGTTCCTTAATGAGATTATAGGGCGCGTACCAAAAAGCAATGTTGGAGCCTGCCAAGGCGGGAACACCTTTCTGCTAGCCGGCCACGATGTTGCCAATTCGGGCATGGCAGTCACTCGGTTGACCCGGCTTGGGGACCGGCGTCAGTTCGAGGCCGCGACGACCGTTTCGAATGCGTCGGATCACGACTATATCGAATGGATCGGCGATACGACGCCGGTGTCGACTTATATCGCGAGTAAAACCGCGCTGTACGATCCAGACATGCCACAAGACGCTGCGGTCGAATTTGCGATTAAGGCGATCATCGACGGTATCGCTGCAAGCCTGGCTGCGGGCAACCACACGATCGGTGGCGAGTTTGTGTCGGTCGCGTTGGTGTCGGCCAGCAATGTCACTTCCTCGCGGCACCCAACCGGCATTCCATGTATGGTCACTGCGTTAACTGGCAGTTCGATTGTACCACCTGACCACGCTTCACCGCTGGCTGGCTCTGAATGCAGGTATCAAATCTGA